One Trichoderma atroviride chromosome 7, complete sequence DNA segment encodes these proteins:
- a CDS encoding uncharacterized protein (EggNog:ENOG41): protein MAVPTRRQARAASRASRTTASSMARSRNSTAASSRYYTSSRQYDQTSSYVSGSYYDSHHLSRDTWERDTWEELPPSMVDTGSNSSSSVNTYDSAYSDDKSSESHNDSDNDHKDEEDSAASPGIPPSTLPPYSCMPNPEISVRSSDPETFARLFPSMDRLSIRHDDRTADGNMNLRVDAIVPDVSSRRRRAVAIQLFHLRMHDLAKREFSLRRYCRDSGREVCNSKGANPRLERPTASSSSLSKSVTSALRSVKTSFRRSSGASAEKAAALSASTTPDPRRPSFGSNNTAWGCGGSIYSEEAASSDSDEPKLPSARPIPLNTLKLEFSNYARVDIMRRLGKQYDFQWWGHNYAWRRVMDKALGKTAFHLIRDKEIEPVAIILPEGRSPTQVEADQAAGNWIPQCYMWINDKSIIEALTDVADVIIATGLMALVDDSILSRWPPAKKAGTYSRPVTPARPHTAPGAATTATAAVGNATTVNNHTVSVSQPRTKMLVHGLLNKAQTFSPLRLRGHTVLAY, encoded by the exons ATGGCCGTCCCTACAAGGAGACAGGCTCGCGCAGCATCAAGGGCCAGCAGGACCACAGCCTCCAGCATGGCCCGCAGCAGGAActcaacagcagcctcaagccGTTACTATACGTCGAGTCGCCAGTACGACCAGACCTCCAGCTATGTATCGGGGTCCTACTATGACTCCCACCACTTATCGAGGGATACATGGGAGCGCGATACTTGGGAGGAACTGCCTCCGTCCATGGTAGACACTGGCTCcaactcttcttcgtcaGTCAATACATATGACTCTGCCTACTCAGACGACAAGTCATCAGAGTCTCACAACGACTCCGACAATGACCacaaggacgaagaagattcTGCTGCCTCGCCAGGCATTCCTCCTTCCACCCTGCCGCCATACAGCTGCATGCCCAACCCTGAGATCTCGGTCCGATCATCAGACCCAGAGACCTTTGCGCGTCTCTTCCCGTCAATGGACCGCCTGTCCATTCGCCATGACGACCGAACTGCCGATGGTAACATGAACCTCCGTGTCGATGCCATTGTACCGGATGTGTCATCGCGCCGTCGCCGTGCTGTCGccatccagctcttccaccTCCGCATGCACGACCTTGCTAAGCGAGAGTTTTCGCTGAGACGGTACTGCCGCGACTCTGGCCGCGAGGTATGCAACTCCAAGGGCGCCAACCCCCGCCTTGAGCGCCCGACAGCATCGTCCTCTTCCCTCTCAAAATCCGTCACCAGTGCTTTGCGCTCGGTCAAGACCTCCTTCCGACGATCCAGCGGCGCCTCTGCCGAAAAGGCCGCTGCCTTGTCTGCGTCTACTACTCCGGACCCTCGTCGTCCTTcctttggcagcaacaacacCGCTTGGGGCTGCGGTGGCTCCATCTACtccgaagaagcagcaagctCCGACTCTGATGAGCCCAAGCTCCCCTCGGCGCGGCCCATCCCGCTCAACACTCTCAAGCTCGAGTTTAGCAACTACGCTCGTGTCGACATCATGCGTCGCCTAGGCAAGCAATACGACTTCCAATGGTGGGGACACAACTACGCTTGGCGCCGAGTGATGGACAAGGCTCTTGGCAAGACTGCCTTCCATCTGATTCGCGACAAGGAAATTGAGCCGGTGGCCATTATTCTGCCTGAAGGCCGCAGCCCGACCCAGGTCGAGGCTGACCAGGCTGCAGGCAACTGGATTCCCCAGTGCTACATGTGGATCAACGACAAGTCCATCATCGAGGCCTTGACTGACGTAGCCGA TGTCATCATCGCTACCGGTCTCATGGCCCTTGTCGATGACTCCATCCTTAGCCGCTGGCCACCAGCGAAAAAGGCCGGCACTTACAGCCGCCCGGTCACTCCAGCTCGGCCCCACACCGCACCAGGTGCTGCTACGACAGCCACTGCCGCTGTTGGTAACGCCACTACCGTTAACAATCACACCGTTTCAGTGTCTCAGCCACGGACCAAGATGCTTGTACACGGGCTGCTGAATAAGGCCCAGACATTCAGCCCCCTGCGACTCAGAGGACATACTGTGCTCGCTTATTAG
- a CDS encoding uncharacterized protein (EggNog:ENOG41~SECRETED:SignalP(1-18)), with amino-acid sequence MQFSLSIATFVLAMTASAAPSAKRQNILASGDNMQGSIFQFGDPAPARQTLYTVGSCGLSTYFPNAVDPSIPLVAMPAVVFDQFGAAQNDQLCAKIITMTHNGVTRQAAVADRNSFDSIDMTLDLWEAFGGHDGDGTIIQGFSWSIAA; translated from the coding sequence ATGCAGTTCTCactctccatcgccacctTTGTGCTGGCCATGACCGCCTCTGCCGCGCCCAGCGCCAAGCGCCAGAACATCCTCGCTTCCGGCGACAACATGCAGGGCTCCATCTTCCAGTTTGGCGACCCAGCTCCTGCTCGCCAGACTCTGTACACCGTTGGATCTTGCGGCCTCAGCACCTACTTCCCCAACGCGGTTGACCCCAGCATCCCTCTGGTTGCCATGCCCGCCGTCGTCTTTGACCAGTTCGGCGCTGCTCAGAACGACCAGCTCTGCGCCAAGATCATCACCATGACCCACAACGGTGTCACTCGCcaggctgctgttgccgaCCGAAACTCTTTCGACTCTATTGATATGACTTTGGATCTCTGGGAGGCTTTCGGCGGacacgatggcgatggcaccATCATCCAGGGCTTCAGCTGGTCCATTGCTGCTTAA
- a CDS encoding uncharacterized protein (SECRETED:SignalP(1-20)), which translates to MKVNTLAVIALGLLSGEALGQSTNTGAGASASAAVSSAAAAGSSIASSIASAASSVASSVESAASSAASAASSAASSASSAASSASTAATGSTTSGSSTSTGPVSTTVTSVESGTTIPATTIPGTTNSQTTIAPTTVRGSTRPASTVTFTTTSSTGLAIAPTADAKLLAPIIGAAAAMLML; encoded by the coding sequence ATGAAGGTCAACACTCTCGCTGTTATTGCCCTCGGTCTCCTCTCCGGAGAGGCTCTTGGCCAGTCCACCAACACCGGCGCCGgtgcctctgcttctgccgccGTCTcatctgccgctgctgccggtAGCTCCATTGCCTCCAGcattgcttctgctgcctcGTCCGTGGCCAGCAGCGTCGAAAGCgccgcctcttctgctgcctctgctgcgtcctctgccgcctcctctgcttcatctgctgCCTCCAGCGCCTCAACTGCCGCTACTGGATCTACCActtctggcagcagcaccagcactgGCCCCGTCAGCACCACTGTCACCTCCGTGGAGTCCGGCACTACCATCCCTGCCACGACCATTCCCGGAACCACCAACAGCCAAACCACCATTGCTCCTACTACTGTCCGGGGAAGCACTCGTCCTGCCTCTACTGTCACTTTCACCACCACTTCTTCTACCGGCCTGGCCATTGCTCCCACCGCtgatgccaagctgctggctcCCATCATcggtgctgccgccgccatgctgatgctgtaA
- a CDS encoding uncharacterized protein (EggNog:ENOG41~TransMembrane:1 (o194-217i)), whose translation MGGPITDLGLACPESGSFYICKDKPNRFVGCCTVDPCSTKDGLCPDNAVRPASFDPDAYDQILAQQCVDPGFLWYTCRDSSPPFMGCCSQMGCEDNGCPVDKVGVATLSSNAEQAAPFLSSDSSSSTTSSSTTSSSTTSSTSSTATSAASSTVSTTLSTATSTSTSTSQSAAPQQSTETPTDPPSVHKGLDKGAIGGIAVGAVAGVCILALVAFWALRRRNNNNNKQPPYAFAAGRSGKDSLARHRDRTAPSLLGGRGNAAAVEQMAELPATSSQLSISSGTTPAPRHIASLMSSPGPAGGESPIFGFSAPAQPASHIKQEQSSLIHQTTLFELEDSSSRVLKGRRQ comes from the coding sequence ATGGGAGGCCCCATTACCGACTTGGGTCTTGCGTGCCCCGAATCCGGCAGCTTCTACATCTGCAAAGACAAGCCAAATCGCTTCGTGGGATGCTGCACCGTCGATCCATGCTCGACAAAGGACGGTCTTTGCCCTGATAATGCCGTCCGGCCTGCTTCGTTCGATCCCGATGCTTATGACCAGATTCTGGCGCAGCAATGCGTGGATCCGGGCTTTCTCTGGTACACTTGTCGCGACTCTTCGCCGCCGTTTATGGGATGTTGCTCGCAGATGGGATGTGAGGACAACGGCTGTCCGGTAGACAAAGTCGGAGTGGCGACTCTGAGCAGCAACGCGGAGCAAGCAGCTCCCTTTTTGTCGTCTGACAGCTCGTCATCGACAACAAGCTCTTCGACAACAAGCTCTTCGACAACCTCGTCAACTTCCTCGACAGCAACCTCcgcagccagcagcaccgTATCAACGACACTAAGCACAGCTACGAGCACGAGCACAAGCACGAGTCAAAGTGCCGCGCCACAGCAGAGCACAGAAACCCCGACAGATCCACCCTCGGTGCATAAAGGATTGGACAAAGGGGCCATCGGAGGCATTGCAGTGGGAGCAGTAGCGGGAGTCTGCATACTGGCTCTAGTTGCTTTTTGGGCTCTTAGGCGAcggaacaacaacaacaacaagcagCCTCCGTATGCCTTTGCGGCTGGCCGCAGCGGTAAAGACTCGCTGGCCAGGCATCGAGATCGTACAGCTCCATCGCTGCTGGGAGGCCGaggcaatgctgctgctgtggaaCAGATGGCGGAGCTGCCTGCTACATCGTCGCAGCTGAGCATCAGCTCTGGTACGACACCAGCCCCTCGACATATCGCGTCCTTGATGAGCTCCCCAGGCCCAGCCGGCGGAGAGAGCCCAATTTTCGGCTTTTCCGCCCCAGCACAGCCAGCGTCGCATATAAAGCAGGAGCAGTCGTCACTGATTCACCAGACGACGCTGTTTGAGCTCGAGGACTCGTCGAGCCGCGTCCTCAAGGGGAGACGGCAGTGA
- a CDS encoding uncharacterized protein (MEROPS:MER0043475): MTADAISGSGPASGSLAAKPLRLLVLEADTPQPNTNAKYGGYRGVFTALLTAGAKALDPPRPLADLASITALNIVEDTQSYPPLDEVDAILITGSRHTAFDNDPWILKLVEYAKQAIDSGRIRVVGVCFGHQIIGRAMGAPVGKSDKGWEIAVTDVDLTDKGKAIFQLDKMRIHQMHRDVVLEFPKDAIPLGGNQICPVQAMYSPGRYITVQGHPEFTAEIVGEIVTNRHKAGIFTDDVYTDALSRLSNEHDGVAIAKAFLNFMRHG; this comes from the exons ATGACGGCCGATGCCATCTCCGGGTCCGGGCCCGCATCCGGCTCGCTCGCAGCGAAGCCTCTCCGGCTGCTGGTCCTCGAGGCCGACACGCCGCAGCCCAACACCAATGCAAAGTACGGCGGCTATCGAGGCGTCTTCACGGCGCTGTTGACGGCGGGCGCAAAGGCCCTGGATCCGCCGCGGCCGCTCGCCGACCTGGCCTCCATCACGGCGCTCAACATTGTCGAGGACACGCAGTCGTATCCGCCGCTGGACGAGGtcgatgccatcttgatcACCGGCTCGCGCCACACGGCGTTTGACAACGACCCCTGGATCCTGAAGCTGGTGGAGTATGCAAAGCAGGCCATCGACTCCGGCCGCATCAGAGTCGTGGGCGTGTGCTTCGGCCACCAGATCATTGGCAGGGCCATGGGCGCGCCCGTCGGCAAGAGTGATAAGGGCTGGGAGATTGCCGTCACCGACGTCGACTTGACcgacaagggcaaggccaTTTTCCAGCTCGACAAAATG CGCATTCACCAGATGCATCGTGATGTTGTTCTAGAATTCCCCAAGGATGCTATTCCTCTGGGCGGCAACCAAATATGCCCCGTCCAGGCAATGTATAGCCCTGGTCGGTACATTACCGTTCAAGGCCACCCAGAATTCACCGCAGAAATCGTTGGTGAGATCGTCACCAACCGACATAAAGCTGGCATCTTTACGGACGATGTATATACCGACGCCCTCAGTCGCTTGTCCAATGAGCACGACGGCGTTGCAATTGCAAAAGCCTTCCTCAACTTCATGAGGCATGGTTAA
- a CDS encoding uncharacterized protein (EggNog:ENOG41), with protein sequence MKLTPSISETPETASEAETPETPSEVEFPMDSAAAPGVETQMTDLNAMVDESLIPIFSSSSCTDDGGGAEYGDEDEAGEAGQSSTPQPISALKRKNKSKGTAARGPTALPRNRGNGFEEYYADPPMTPAEAVEEKQEIYHPDIPFEKRMQSCIQRYRSRRRLQHNRVYFFDEYLFLGGVDTSQGAYTGLDPKELKQLTAAQRKEATSRHVIHEGSSAGDRFYDGDATKWTVDFSSVVAGFFSTTIIPLTGLQSGPLEEAIDVVENFLRYILHHEVCPEYEEDVKGAMKICQAAREEWPMLNALQTALPGLFNLAATELFSTPDASDWAFHLFKVHDGFEAKPVFYSCIAMLEDTTPFEYLSEHRATLREQYECTVEVATVTPPSEGTIQRFNCLQVMTKEGTQNLPLAPIGTVTLRHAVIEDGWVHPDTPHPLATKDIELYFEQNILENFRPGMKMTLEIGEIGGGIAFVKSIRNIVPSFYTFLPQELMRGFKPPRENDRPAPSIHNPTAEDNQAVED encoded by the exons ATGAAGCTCACACCTTCGATATCGGAGACGCCTGAGACGGCCTCTGAGGCTGAGACGCCTGAGACGCCTTCTGAGGTGGAATTTCCGATGGATTCTGCCGCAGCTCCAGGCGTCGAAACCCAAATGACGGATCTAAATGCCATGGTCGATGAGAGTCTGATTCCGATAttctcgagcagcagctgcacagACGATGGCGGAGGCGCTGAGtatggtgatgaagatgaagccggCGAAGCTGGTCAAAGCAGCACTCCCCAGCCCATATCTGCTCTcaagaggaagaataaaAGCAAGGGAACTGCGGCCAGAGGCCCAACAGCACTTCCCAGAAACCGTGGCAATGGATTTGAAG AGTATTATGCGGATCCGCCCATGACTCCCGCAGAAGCTGTGGAGGAGAAACAAGAGATTTACCATCC AGACATTCCTTTTGAAAA GCGCATGCAGTCGTGTATTCAGCGCTATCGctctcgccgtcgtctccagCACAACAGAGTGTACTTCTTTGACGAGTAcctcttccttggcggcgTGGACACATCCCAGGGAGCATACACCGGGCTCGACCCAAAGGAGCTCAAGCAGCTCACGGCCGCACAGCGTAAAGAAGCTACATCCCGGCATGTTATCCACGAAGGCTCTTCAGCAGGCGACCGATTCTATGACGGAGATGCAACGAAATGGACCGTGGACTTTTCAAGCGTGGTGGCAGGATTCTTCTCTACGACCATTATACCCTTGACTGGCCTTCAAAGTGGCCCGCTGGAGGAAGCAATAGACGTGGTAGAAAACTTCCTCCGCTACATCCTTCATCACGAAGTCTGTCCCGAGTATGAGGAAGATGTCAAGGGAGCAATGAAAATCTGTCAAGCAGCCAGAGAAGAGTGGCCAATGCTAAACGCGCTGCAGACGGCGCTTCCGGGGCTCTTCAACCTGGCTGCTACTGAACTCTTCTCCACGCCTGATGCCAGTGACTGGGCTTTTCACCTATTCAAGGTGCATGATGGGTTCGAGGCTAAGCCAGTCTTCTATTCATGCATTGCCATGCTTGAAGATACGACGCCATTTGAGTATCTCTCTGAACACCGCGCTACGCTTCGCGAACAATACGAATGCACAGTAGAGGTGGCAACGGTAACTCCTCCAAGTGAAGGAACCATCCAGCGGTTCAATTGCCTCCAAGTTATGACAAAAGAGGGCACACAAAATCTCCCTCTCGCGCCTATCGGCACAGTTACGCTCAGGCACGCTGTTATTGAAGACGGATGGGTCCATCCAGACACGCCGCATCCTCTGGCGACAAAGGATATTGAGCTGTATTTTGAGCAGAATATTCTGGAAAATTTCAGGCCAGGCATGAAGATGACGCTAGAAATTGGCGAGATTGGAGGTGGAATCGCTTTTGTCAAAAGTATTCGCAACATCGTCCCATCCTTCTACACGTTTCTGCCCCAAGAACTAATGAGAGGCTTCAAGCCCCCGCGCGAGAATGATCGTCCTGCGCCATCCATTCACAATCCTACGGCAGAGGACAACCAGGCGGTTGAAGATTAG
- a CDS encoding uncharacterized protein (EggNog:ENOG41), producing the protein MMLAKYKPPKFEIEDLCIPESDPMYNNAVRCIQTYWKQAADMTKGQRQKYLWYLQKTHINHFVAKPFECHGGTVTAHSLYQRARDDAGNFVRLSWPVYLLLSSLYGDLPKRYKEAIEQKYGTSVIEDYTTFYRSFYPTPTSTMEKSVTESAATQMLENALVQDAPQEPTSTDTRKSVKSEDEDHIRGITSVANIGDFIHRASRDSSSTASETNLSRGPWNIETVIKDLDVSKTKRSPSALESPQKRTKLSDDEILSRLNQHTEAIQKIVHEAQLEQRSKLQEVHHDMEKGVQTLNSMQNDLRQFMSAVASALKDIGEHLNE; encoded by the coding sequence ATGATGTTGGCTAAATATAAGCCACCCAAGTTCGAGATCGAAGACCTCTGCATTCCGGAATCCGATCCTATGTACAACAATGCTGTTCGATGCATTCAAACGTACTGGAAACAAGCAGCCGATATGACCAAAGGCCAGCGTCAGAAATATCTCTGGTATTTGCAGAAGACGCATATAAACCATTTCGTCGCAAAGCCTTTTGAATGCCATGGAGGAACAGTAACAGCACACAGTTTATATCAGCGTGCTCGTGACGATGCCGGAAATTTTGTCAGGCTCTCGTGGCCCGTATACctgcttctctcctctttatATGGAGATTTACCGAAGCGATACAAAGAAGCCATAGAGCAAAAATATGGCACCTCAGTCATCGAGGATTATACCACTTTCTATAGGTCTTTTTACCCAACTCCGACATCTACTATGGAAAAAAGCGTTACGGAGTCTGCAGCCACACAGATGCTGGAAAATGCTCTTGTACAAGACGCTCCTCAAGAGCCAACCTCAACAGACACACGCAAGAGTGTCAaatctgaagatgaagatcaTATTAGAGGAATAACTTCTGTTGCCAATATCGGAGATTTTATTCATCGCGCAAGTCGCGATTCTTCATCCACGGCCTCAGAAACAAACCTTTCTCGAGGTCCATGGAACATCGAGACTGTCATTAAAGACTTGGACGTATCAAAGACGAAGCGATCACCTTCAGCTCTGGAAAGCCCCCAGAAACGAACGAAGCTGAGCGACGATGAAATACTGAGCCGCCTCAACCAACACACTGAAGCCATCCAGAAGATTGTGCACGAGGCGCAGCTGGAACAGCGCTCAAAGCTTCAAGAAGTCCACCACGATATGGAAAAGGGCGTGCAAACTCTCAATAGCATGCAGAATGATTTACGGCAGTTCATGTCAGCGGTTGCCTCAGCGTTGAAGGATATCGGAGAGCATTTGAATGAGTAA
- a CDS encoding uncharacterized protein (EggNog:ENOG41~TransMembrane:2 (o6-24i36-57o)) — MCSTDMFLGILAILFPPAAWYVIFWVKRGLCGADSLINICLCILGFIPGLLHAWYIIAKYPEPAYEYEAIPNDREGGRVTYVYVQPHGPHFQPPKPQGSSNQMNYGTASNQNSSPQPQPQQQGVAGSGEGSSNPENQGVPPSYAEVVAGDHKVQTQD; from the exons ATGTGTTCAACCGACATGTTCCTCGGCATCCTTGCCATTCTCTTTCCCCCCGCTGCCTGGTATGTCATAT TCTGGGTCAAGCGCGGCCTCTGCGGCGCCGACTCCCTCATCAACATCTGCCTGTGCATCCTCGGCTTCATCCCAGGCCTGCTACACGCCTGGTACATCATCGCAAAGTACCCCGAGCCCGCCTACGAATACGAGGCCATCCCCAACGACCGCGAAGGTGGCCGAGTCACATATGTCTACGTCCAGCCCCATGGCCCTCACTTCCAGCCACCAAAGCCTCAGGGCTCCTCGAACCAGATGAACTACGGCACCGCTTCCAACCAGAACTCTtcgccccagccccagccgcAACAGCAGGGCGTGGCGGGCTCTGGAGAGGGCAGCTCAAACCCCGAGAACCAGGGCGTTCCTCCTTCGTACGCCGAGGTTGTTGCCGGCGACCACAAGGTCCAGACGCAGGACTAG